DNA sequence from the Carnobacterium funditum DSM 5970 genome:
CTCTTGAGGGATATCGGCTATACTATCTGTCAATAGAGCTATGTCTGATTTTCTTCTCAATACAACATCTTGTTGTTTTTTCATATCATCTACTTTTTGGTATTCTATATTGCCATTTTGACGAAGTATTTCAAATACACGCTCTGGTTCGTTGGAATGGATATGAATTCTCATTTGGTTATTATTCGCTGCAACTACTAAAGAATCACCTAAATTATTTAAAATCTTCTTCATGTTTTTTGTGTCTAATTCATTTCCTCTTAGTAAACATTCTGTACAATACCTATAAGTAATCTTAGAATTCATGTCGTGTTCAACTGCGACGTGGATGGTTTCTCTTTGTACTTTATTAATGGATTCTATATCTATCAGATTCCCTTTTTTAAAGTATTCTAGCATGCCATGGATAAAAAAGGCGAAACCGCTGGCGCCTGCATCAACAACTCTTGCTTTTCTTAGCTCTTTTAATTGATATTGTGTCTTTGTCACTGCCGCATTCAATACTTCTGTTGCTGAGGACATGAGTTCTGTAATGTTATTATTTGAACCATCATGTCGGTTTAAAGCTTCTCCCCATTCTCTCATAACCGTTAAGATAGTACCTTCAATAGGTTGTTCTATTGACTCATATGCATAGTCAGCTGCTTTTCTACTAGCTGAAGCATATTGATTGTAATCTATAAATTCTTGATCAGATATTTCCATGCTTAATCCGTAGATATATTGGGCAAATATTATACCTGAATTCCCTCTAGCCCCTCGTATTGCAGCATCAGAAAAAGATTCTAAGGTCTGTTTAACCGTCTCACCCTTCGTTGAATCATTGATAATTGTTTCCATCAATGAAGAAAGGTTAGTACCAGTGTCACCATCTTGTATTGGAAATACATTTATCCTGTTTAAAAATTGTCTATTTGAAACTACTTCATGTGCTCCATGTAAAAATGCATTATACATATCGCCACTAGTTATATTGGTAATTACCATTATTCCCTCTTCCTCCCACGGCTGCACTTATTATGAAATTAAAATATCAAAAGAGTGCATTTAAATCACTAATTATACAGCCTAAATCATGTGTATAATATTAACTCGCATAAGTTAGAATGATTTTACGAATAATTTGGGCTTTTACTATGAATTTATGCCCTTTTCGTTACTACATTTCAATTAGTTTGATAATTAATGTTTTCAATAAATATTGTTAGGTGTTAAATTAAACATAGCTTGTTTTCCAAAATGTGTCAAGCAACTAAGGCCGGGGTTCTATGGTCTAATACTTTGCGTGAGTAACCATCTAACCAACCTAGCAGATAAGATTATCTTCCAAGCCTTCTAGTTACTGTAGATGGGTCTTTCAACTTCAGCATAACTCACTAATTAACACCTGCTATCCATTATCGGTATTTTGAATGGTGGGGCAAATCCATTGCAATCATTTAATGCTCTGAAATATACTGAGGGAGAAAATAGGATAAGACACTTTCTACCTGAAATTGATTGGATACTTGAATGGGTATATGATAGTTGCTTGTTAAATTTTGTTAGTCAAGAGAGGTTTTTTTCTTATTTAACGATTCTAGGTAGAGTCTTATACATCAAAAATCAGTGAAGATCCATGAAATTAGTAACATGCTACATTTCTAAATCACGACCACTATATACGAATTCACTTATATATTCGACTTTGGTGTTTTTTCTATCATAAAGTTAATTTATTCGAATGATGTAATGTGGTAGGTTGTGTGAGATGAAATTTTTCTTCTATATAACATACTAAATAATATACTAAAATAACAAGTTTTTTTAAATGATATTAAACTGTTACATGCCTATTAGTTGGGATCATAACGAATTTTATTTTAAAAAATTCGATGTGACTAACCGTTTAATCTTTATTTATTTATAAAATTTATCATAAAAAATGTGGTTTAGGCATTGCACTTAGACTTGATTTGTTATACAGTTAGACAGATGAACCTGTGAAACAAATTAGTGTTTCACACTATCAAAGGAGTTGTCTTATGAATCCGGAAGAGTTTAAATTAGCCCTTCAGAATAAAGGGATTGACGTTAACGAGAAACAAATGAAGCAGTTTGATAATTATTTGATACTTTTGCAAGAATGGAATGAAAAAATTAATTTAACCGCGATTACTGAAAGTGAAGAAGTCTATTTAAAGCACTTTTACGATTCAATAACAGCTGGATTGTATATGGATTTTAATAAAGGGGTCCAAAGCTTATGTGATGTAGGTGCTGGTGCTGGGTTTCCGAGCATCCCCCTAAAAATTATTTTCCCAAAATTGAAAGTAACAATTGTAGATTCTTTAAATAAAAGAATTCAATTTTTGACTATTTTAGCAGAAACGTTACAATTAGAGGATGTTCATTTTTATCATGATCGTGCTGAATTGTTCGGTCAAAATCAACAGTTTCGTGAAACATTTGATTTTGTAACAGCTCGTGCTGTTGCTCGGATGAGTGTTTTAGCCGAGTTATGCTTACCGTTGGTAAAAAAAGGTGGAATTTTCATAGCTTTAAAAGCTAGTAGTAGCGATAGTGAAATGAAAGAAAGTAAAAAAGCTATTGCAACACTTGGCGGGAAGTTTCGAAAAGAATTTATTTTTGAATTACCTAAAGAGGCAGGGGAAAGACACATCCTATTAATAGATAAGAAAAAAGAGACACCCAAAAAATACCCAAGAAAACCAGGAACACCTAACAAAAGTCCTTTATAAAAAAATTGAATAAAGAGCGAAAAATGATGGATCATTTGGAACAAATGCGTAAGAGAAAGATACGCACTTGTATTCTTTCTCTTTTTTTAATTTTTTAAAAACAAGATACAGTCACAATCATAGATGGAGGGAAAAGAATGGCACGAATTATAGCAGTCGCAAACCAAAAAGGCGGAGTGGGGAAAACTACTACAACAGTCAATTTAGGCGCTTGTTTGGCTTATTCTGGTAAAAAAGTCTTATTGGTCGATATTGATGCTCAAGGAAATGCAACTAGCGGGTTAGGTGTTCGTAAAGTTGATGTAGAAAAAGATATCTATGATATTTTAGTAAATGAAACCCCAATTGAAGAAGTTGTGTTGCCTTCTTCTAGAGAAAACTTATGGGTTGTGCCCGCTACAATTCAATTAGCCGGTGCAGAGATTGAACTGACGAATCAAATGGCACGTGAGACTAGATTAAAACAAGCGTTAGCCAAGATTTCGGATGACTACGATTTTGTTCTAATCGATTGTCCACCTTCATTAGGCCACTTAACCATCAATGCATTTACAGCAAGCGATACAATTTTAATCCCAGTTCAATGCGAATATTATGCTCTTGAGGGATTAAGCCAGTTATTGAATACCGTTCGTTTAGTGCAAAAACACTTCAACCCAGATTTGAAAATTGAAGGCGTATTGTTGACGATGTTAGATGCAAGAACCAACCTTGGTTATGAAGTAGTCGATGAGGTTAAAAAATATTTCCGCGAGAAGGTATACAAGACCATTATTCCTCGCAATGTCCGTTTGTCGGAAGCTCCAAGTCATGGCTTATCCATTATTGATTATGATCCGCGCTCAAGAGGAGCAGAAGTTTATATGGAGTTAGCAAAGGAAGTGTTAGCGAATGGTTAATAAAAATAGTAAAGGTCTAGGCAGAGGAATTGACGCTCTTTTTAGTGAGTACTCTGACTTGGATAAAATTGATGTCTCAAGTGAACGGATTCAAGAGATTAATTTAGAAGAAATTCGGCCCAATCCTTATCAGCCTCGTAAAACTTTTGATGAAGAAGCGCTCAATGAATTGGCTCGTTCAATCAAACAATCTGGCGTATTCCAACCTATAATTTTACGTGAATCAACGATTAAAGGTTATGAAATCATTGCAGGGGAACGACGTTTTAGAGCTTCTAAGCTAGCAGGCAAGTCAACGATACCTGCAATCATCCGTGAATTTGATGAAGAAAAAATGATGGAAGTTGCTGTTTTAGAGAACTTACAAAGAGAAGACTTAACGTCACTTGAAGAAGCAGAAGCTTATGATATGTTGATGAAAAAGTTGAAATTAACACAAGAAGATGTAGCTGCTCGTTTAGGGAAGAGCCGTCCATACATTGCAAATTATTTGAGATTACTAGGCTTGCCAGAAATAGTCAAACAAATGCTTCAAGCTAATGATATCTCAATGGGACAAGCGCGAACGTTATTAGGGCTAAAAGATAAGAAACAAATCGTTAAACTAGCCAAAAAGGTCATGAAAGAAAATTTAACGGTTCGTCAATTAGAGCAATTAGTTAACAAAATGAATCATCCTAAAGAACAAATTGAGAAAACAGAAAAAACAGCTAAAAAACCTTACTATATTCGTGAAAGTGAAGAAAGATTAATGGACAAGTTTGGAACGTCTGTTATAATTCACGAAAAAGATAAAAAAGGAAAAATCGAAATTGAGTATCTTTCGACCGAAGATTTAACTCGTATTTTAGATGTTCTAGATATTCAATTTGATGATGAATAGGTAAATTGAAACAGGAGTGTGAAGAGATGTATGATCTAAATGATGTGGTTGAAATGAAAAAAGCTCATCCATGTGGAGAAAATCGCTGGGAAATTATTAGGATGGGTATGGATATTCGTATCAAATGTTTAAAGTGTGGACACATGGTGATGATGCCAAGAAGAGAATTTGAAAAGAAGATGAAAAAAGTATTGGAACATACTGAGAAAAAATAATAAGGCACTAAACTAAAATATGAAAAGAAAGAGTGAAATAAGAATGGCATTAACAGCAGGAATTGTAGGATTACCAAACGTAGGAAAGTCAACTCTTTTCAACGCAATAACAAAAGCAGGAGTAGAAGCAGCAAATTATCCGTTCGCTACAATCGATCCCAATGTAGGAGTTGTTGAAGTACCTGATTACCGTTTAGATCGTTTAACGGAGTTAGTTGTACCTAAAAAGACTGTACCAACAACATTCGAATTTACAGATATTGCTGGTATCGTGAAAGGTGCGAGTAAAGGAGAAGGTTTAGGGAATAAATTTTTAGCCAACATTCGTCAAGTAGATGCTATTTGTCATGTAGTGCGTTGTTTTGATGACGATAACATCACTCATGTAACGGGTAAAGTTGATCCCTTATCAGACATTGAAACGATAAATCTCGAATTGATTCTAGCAGATCTTGAATCTGTTGAAAAACGCTATACTCGAGTAGCTAAAATTGCTAGAACAAAAGATAAAGAAGCTTTAATAGAAGCGGCTATCTTAGAAAAAGTGATAGCTACACTAGAAAAAGGCGAGTCTGCTCGGACACTTGATTTTGATGAAGAAGAAGAAAAATATGTTCAACAATTATTCTTGTTAACTACAAAACCTGTTTTATATGTAGCCAACGTTGCCGAAGAAGAAGTAGCAAATGTAGATAATAACAAATACGTAAAATTAGTTCGTGAATTTGCTGAAAACGAGAAATCTGAAGTGGTTGTTGTCTGTGCTCGAATTGAAGAAGAAATTGCTGAATTAGAAGATGATGAAAAAGGAATGTTTTTAGAAGATCTTGGAATTGCAGAATCAGGATTGGATAAATTGATTCGTTCGACTTATTCATTACTAGGATTGGCAACTTATTTTACAGCTGGGGTTCAAGAAGTAAGAGCTTGGACGTTTAAACAGGGAATGAAAGCTCCTCAAGCCGCTGGAGTTATCCATACAGATTTCGAAAGAGGATTCATACGTGCAGAAACGGTTTCGTTTGAAGACTTAAATAAATATGAAAACATGCAAGCTGCCAAGGAAGCTGGACGTGTCAGATCAGAAGGAAAAGAGTACATTGTTCAAGATGGAGATGTTATGTTGTTCCGCTTTAATGTATAATAAGAGAGTTAATAGCTCTACCTATGATTAATTTGTAAGATTCAATAAGGAGGCTTTTCGATTGGTAGTAGAAAACATAAATGAACAAGCAGCTGTACAAGAAGAAAATAAAAAACTCTTTCAAGAGTTGACTAAAAGAAACGAGCAATACATGATGAACTTGGATAAAGCTTTGATTGCAGCGAATATTTCTGAAGAAAAACGCGACGCTGTCTATAATGAGATGTTAAAGAGCTTAATTAAAGGTCAAAAATCTGGTCAAACAGCTCGTCAATTATATGGAACGGTAACAGAATACACGAATGTATTATTAGCTTCTCCAAAAGAAAAGGATAAAGGACGTTCTGAAGACTGGAAAATCGTGTTAGATGGTGGTTTATTAATGGGAGCTATGTTTGCTTTGATTACTGGGTTATCTGCTTTCATTGGTAGTGGGCAAGGGTCTGAAATGGGTATAATAACCATGATTTTAAACTTTATTATCGGTGGTTTTGTTATTCTATTGATTTCTAAAAATGTACCTGATAAAAATAAAGACAAAAAAATAAGTACATTCCGCTATATACTAATCTCAACAGCTGGCATGTTAGGTTGGATGTTTGTTATGACCGTTTCAATGGCTCTTATTCCAAGTTCTATCAACATTTTGATGTCAGCAGGTGTTAATATTGCTATTGGGATAGCGGCGTTTGCAGCTAAGATATACTTTAAGCGTAAATTGGATATTCATGGTGGTTTATTCTAAAAAAATAAGGCTTTTAAACTCTTAACAGGTCAAAGAGTTTAAAAGCTTTTTCTAACAATTTCACCTTAAAAATCTAAGTTTCAACCTAAAAAAATAGAGTGGATCATTAGAGGCACTTCATTTTTAAAAACTAGTCTTGACGGACGGTTGTATCTCTGTTATTTTTGTAAGTAAAATATTAACCGGATTTTAAGTGGAAAATAAAAAGGAGTGTTTAACTAAATGTCGAATTGGGAAACGAAATTTGTAAAAAAAGGCTTCACGTTTGATGATGTTTTATTGGTTCCTGCCGAAAGTCATGTTTTACCAAATGAAGTTGATTTGAGTATTCAATTAGCTAAAAATATTAAATTGAATGTTCCAATTATGAGTGCCAGCATGGATACCGTTACTGATTCAAACATGGCTATTGCTATGGCTCGTCAAGGTGGATTAGGTGTTATTCATAAAAATATGAGTGCAGAAGAACAAGCCGGCGAAGTCAGAAAAGTAAAACGTTCTGAAAGTGGCGTCATTATAGATCCTTTCTTCTTAACTCCCACTCACTTAATTTCTGATGCTGAAAAATTGATGGGACGTTACCGTATTAGCGGTGTTCCAATTGTTGATAATATGGAAGATCGTATCTTAGTAGGGATATTAACGAATCGTGATTTGCGTTTTGTTACGGACTATACTACGCCGATTAATGATATTATGACAAAAGATCATTTAGTTGTCGCTCCCAAAGGAACTTCATTGAAAGAAGCA
Encoded proteins:
- a CDS encoding DUF1129 domain-containing protein, whose protein sequence is MVVENINEQAAVQEENKKLFQELTKRNEQYMMNLDKALIAANISEEKRDAVYNEMLKSLIKGQKSGQTARQLYGTVTEYTNVLLASPKEKDKGRSEDWKIVLDGGLLMGAMFALITGLSAFIGSGQGSEMGIITMILNFIIGGFVILLISKNVPDKNKDKKISTFRYILISTAGMLGWMFVMTVSMALIPSSINILMSAGVNIAIGIAAFAAKIYFKRKLDIHGGLF
- a CDS encoding DegV family protein codes for the protein MVITNITSGDMYNAFLHGAHEVVSNRQFLNRINVFPIQDGDTGTNLSSLMETIINDSTKGETVKQTLESFSDAAIRGARGNSGIIFAQYIYGLSMEISDQEFIDYNQYASASRKAADYAYESIEQPIEGTILTVMREWGEALNRHDGSNNNITELMSSATEVLNAAVTKTQYQLKELRKARVVDAGASGFAFFIHGMLEYFKKGNLIDIESINKVQRETIHVAVEHDMNSKITYRYCTECLLRGNELDTKNMKKILNNLGDSLVVAANNNQMRIHIHSNEPERVFEILRQNGNIEYQKVDDMKKQQDVVLRRKSDIALLTDSIADIPQEFIDREQIHIINMNILFEKTSFIDKLTITPEQLLDYSKDSKDLPTSSQPDEKTIENILIYLSTYYKSLVIMTVSKQLSGTYNTINRVAKRTKFNNFKIDVIDTKQNSGAQGLLVAKAADLIGQGYKHNEIVNIVTNDIPKSKILVRVKTLDNMIKSGRLSTTMGRIGKKVGLKPIVTLDEAGEGKLDSISFTTKGSLNKLVQHVRKIMKSNTIESYNIVHINNLEEAKELEHLFTGLIGKEPRYIVETSSVVAVGAGAGAVALSYILKK
- a CDS encoding ParA family protein, translated to MARIIAVANQKGGVGKTTTTVNLGACLAYSGKKVLLVDIDAQGNATSGLGVRKVDVEKDIYDILVNETPIEEVVLPSSRENLWVVPATIQLAGAEIELTNQMARETRLKQALAKISDDYDFVLIDCPPSLGHLTINAFTASDTILIPVQCEYYALEGLSQLLNTVRLVQKHFNPDLKIEGVLLTMLDARTNLGYEVVDEVKKYFREKVYKTIIPRNVRLSEAPSHGLSIIDYDPRSRGAEVYMELAKEVLANG
- the rsmG gene encoding 16S rRNA (guanine(527)-N(7))-methyltransferase RsmG; the encoded protein is MNPEEFKLALQNKGIDVNEKQMKQFDNYLILLQEWNEKINLTAITESEEVYLKHFYDSITAGLYMDFNKGVQSLCDVGAGAGFPSIPLKIIFPKLKVTIVDSLNKRIQFLTILAETLQLEDVHFYHDRAELFGQNQQFRETFDFVTARAVARMSVLAELCLPLVKKGGIFIALKASSSDSEMKESKKAIATLGGKFRKEFIFELPKEAGERHILLIDKKKETPKKYPRKPGTPNKSPL
- a CDS encoding ParB/RepB/Spo0J family partition protein yields the protein MVNKNSKGLGRGIDALFSEYSDLDKIDVSSERIQEINLEEIRPNPYQPRKTFDEEALNELARSIKQSGVFQPIILRESTIKGYEIIAGERRFRASKLAGKSTIPAIIREFDEEKMMEVAVLENLQREDLTSLEEAEAYDMLMKKLKLTQEDVAARLGKSRPYIANYLRLLGLPEIVKQMLQANDISMGQARTLLGLKDKKQIVKLAKKVMKENLTVRQLEQLVNKMNHPKEQIEKTEKTAKKPYYIRESEERLMDKFGTSVIIHEKDKKGKIEIEYLSTEDLTRILDVLDIQFDDE
- a CDS encoding DUF951 domain-containing protein; amino-acid sequence: MYDLNDVVEMKKAHPCGENRWEIIRMGMDIRIKCLKCGHMVMMPRREFEKKMKKVLEHTEKK
- the ychF gene encoding redox-regulated ATPase YchF, encoding MALTAGIVGLPNVGKSTLFNAITKAGVEAANYPFATIDPNVGVVEVPDYRLDRLTELVVPKKTVPTTFEFTDIAGIVKGASKGEGLGNKFLANIRQVDAICHVVRCFDDDNITHVTGKVDPLSDIETINLELILADLESVEKRYTRVAKIARTKDKEALIEAAILEKVIATLEKGESARTLDFDEEEEKYVQQLFLLTTKPVLYVANVAEEEVANVDNNKYVKLVREFAENEKSEVVVVCARIEEEIAELEDDEKGMFLEDLGIAESGLDKLIRSTYSLLGLATYFTAGVQEVRAWTFKQGMKAPQAAGVIHTDFERGFIRAETVSFEDLNKYENMQAAKEAGRVRSEGKEYIVQDGDVMLFRFNV